DNA sequence from the Peromyscus eremicus chromosome 7, PerEre_H2_v1, whole genome shotgun sequence genome:
ACGAAAGGGCAAGGCTCAGGTAAACAGGTAAACAACAAGCTCAGAGAAGGTATCCCGAGTCAGAAGACAGCCCGTCTTTCTATAGATTAACAGGtgaaatccaaacaaaacaagagaaaaagcGATCTACTCATCATGTGATAACTTATGGGGAACACTGAATTTGACAATGAAGTGGGCTAGGTGATCCAGCTGAAGAATGAGCTCTCATAATACTAAATATAAACCTCTCACATGGCTCCTGGCATTTCTTCTAACAGAAAgtaacaaaagaagagaaagttatCTTACCTGGGAAGGCAAGGGTTTAGGTTTTACGATATTCTTTAGGTCATATCTTTCTTGGTTCCAGTTGCCTATCAGAGTACGGTTTGAATAGGAGTTCTCATTAGTGTTGCATCTCCATCCGTACTGAAAAAACTTGGACATGTTAGTCCAGTCTGTCCACACTTCACCATGACCATCAGCATAAATAAGGCTGCCATAGTGTGGGTTtctgaggaaacagacaagattctgtctctggaaaaacaaagaacatgaAAGCTTACTAAATAATGAGAGAGCAGAAAACACACTTGTTTCTACCTCTGCTTTACAGGGCCAAGTGTTAACATAAGCACACCTTAATAACACGCTAGGCTTTTGTCCAAATATAATTTATAAGGGCCTGATTCTTCCTCTTCAGGTGCATATACCCATTGAtctatgttgcagaatattattttaaggtgtgttacttttgtttatgttgcatttatttaactctgaatctgtgttactttgcctgtctaaaacaactgatggtttaataaaaaaatgaacggccaatagtgaagcaggagaaagaGCTAGGCGGGGCTGACAGGCAaagaggataaataggagaaCTCAGCgagggaggagaaagaactagccagggaaggaggaggacatcaggggccagccacccagctatacagcaagccatggagtaagagatttacagaagagaatgggaagaggcaaaaggtagaagggataatttaagttaagaaaagctggcaagaaacaagccaagctaaggccagacattcataattaagaatgagcctgtgtgtatgatttatttgggagctgggtggcaggcccccaaaagagtaacaacaacaacagatctATCATGTCAATCATCAGTAGTGGATGACTGACTATACAAATGCCACTGTCCCACATTCCtcgaaaaaacagaaaacctttCAGCATCCCCAACACCATATGAGCAATGAGCTAAGTGTTTTAGTGATTTCAAGATGTAAGAGTTGAGGGTCTAAGGGTATTGCCACAGGGAGAATGAGAGGTGAAACATTGAATAGTCAGACAACACAATGAATGATTAACAATAACTTCCTTTCCAGATCAGCTCAAATAGGCTAACACTCCTTCTACCTCACATAGAAGTTTTCTTCACATTGTTTACTTTATATTGGTCATAGGTTCAAGAACATGCAATATATTATCAACTGAAACCCATACCTGCTAAGAACAGAATTTGTATTTTGTTCATGGTTGTATATATCCTTTCAACCAATAGTTACCATCCCAATCAATAGTTCTTTGCACATACCAGATGGGAAatgtctgtattttaatttttggcAAGCAATCAAAAGCCAAGCTTTTTTGTTACATAATAAGCCTGGTCCCTGGGCAAAGGAGTAAGATGATACCTGTGTTATCGATGAGAAACTTGATGGTGAATACAATGATTTGTTTGAATATCTCAGAGAGAAACAATAATCCTTATATGGCCATTCCATATTCGTTAAAGATGTCTTCAAACCTGATCTTTCCAGTTCTCCAAACAAAGGAATACAGATCACCACAGACACATGGCCAATGGTCTGAGAAACACAACCCAACTGCCTTTTCACAGGCAGACAAAACCAATACTATAGCAATGAAGGATGAGATTGTAAGCAACTGCCCTCACATCATCTACCTTTGTGAagatatgtgcatgcatgtgctgatGTCACCAAACAGCATGATGACTTGGGTAGCTGGACCCAGAAAGCCTAGTAGGCCTAGAGTTTAGAGGTGATGCTGTCCCTAGAGCTAGAATGACACACATCCACTTAGTTGTCTGAGACAGAAAACCAAGGCTGATTTTTGACTTTTCTTTTGGTATTCAGTCAGTCACTAAATCTTGCTGATTTCTGAATCAGTCCACCACTTTTCATCTTCACTGCCAATTTCCAATTCAGATCACTGTCTCCTTTTGT
Encoded proteins:
- the Cfap68 gene encoding cilia- and flagella-associated protein 68 isoform X3 translates to MEWPYKDYCFSLRYSNKSLYSPSSFSSITQRQNLVCFLRNPHYGSLIYADGHGEVWTDWTNMSKFFQYGWRCNTNENSYSNRTLIGNWNQERYDLKNIVKPKPLPSQFGHYFEATYDASYNSKKPQSAHRFKREPHWFPGHQPELDPPQYKCTEKSTFMNSYSKPLPTHYSWCVYDPNMAQF
- the Cfap68 gene encoding cilia- and flagella-associated protein 68 isoform X1 encodes the protein MEWPYKDYCFSLRYSNKSLYSPSSFSSITQRQNLVCFLRNPHYGSLIYADGHGEVWTDWTNMSKFFQYGWRCNTNENSYSNRTLIGNWNQERYDLKNIVKPKPLPSQFGHYFEATYDASYNSKKPQSAHRFKREPHWFPGHQPELDPPQYKCTEKSTFMNSYSKPLPTHYSCTECCREKTRRPGKVNDSPVFVPLGSAASHSDPKVLGVP
- the Cfap68 gene encoding cilia- and flagella-associated protein 68 isoform X4, translated to MEWPYKDYCFSLRYSNKSLYSPSSFSSITQRQNLVCFLRNPHYGSLIYADGHGEVWTDWTNMSKFFQYGWRCNTNENSYSNRTLIGNWNQERYDLKNIVKPKPLPSQFGHYFEATYDASYNSKKPQSAHRFKREPHWFPGHQPELDPPQYKCTEKSTFMNSYSKPLPTHYS